In Deltaproteobacteria bacterium, the genomic stretch GCGTCCGGACCGGTCGATCGGAGATCCCGTCCATGGGATAATGTTTCCATGCGGCGTCACGTCCCCGCCCATCCGTACATCCTGCTCGGTCTCGCCACCCTCTTCTGGTCGGGGAATTTCGTGCTCGGAAGGGCGGTCAGCGACAGGATACCCCCCATCGGCATGGCGTTCTGGCGGTGGGCCGGCGCCCTCGCGATCCTTCTCGCCCTGTCCTTTCCGCGCCTGCGGAAAGAGTGGCCGGTCCTCCGTTCGGCGTGGAAGACGCTCCTTCCCCTGGGGCTCCTCGGGGTGGGGTCGTTCAACACGCTCGTCTACGTGGGCCTCCATGAGACGACGGCGACCAACGCGGTCCTGCTCAACTCCGCCTGTCCGGCGTTCATACTGGCCATTTCCTTCGCCGGGGGGGCGCAGACGGCCTCCCGGCGGCAAACGGCCGGGATCGCCGTTTCCCTGCTCGGCGTGCTGACGATCGTCGGACGCGGCTCCCCCTCCTCGCTGCTTTCCCTCTCCTTCAACCGGGGGGACGTCTGGGTGCTGGCGGCGGTCCTCTGCTGGGCCGTGTACACCGTCCTGCTGAAGCGGCGGCCGCAGGGGATCGACCCGATGACGTTCCTCTGCGCGCTGGTCGCGATCGGGGTGGCGTGTCTTGCCCCGCTGTACGCGTGGGAGATCGCCCGGGGGGGACGGATGACGGCGGATCCGGCGACCTTCGGAAGCCTTCTCTACCTCGCGCTCCTCCCTTCGGTCGCCTCCTACGTCTTCTGGAACCAGGCGGTGGGGGAGGTGGGCCCGAACCGCGCGGGCGCGTTCCTCCACCTGATGCCCGCGTTCGGCTCGATGCTGGCGGTCGGACTGCTGGGCGAGTCGTTCCGGCCGTTCCATCTCGCGGGAATCGCGCTGATCCTGTCGGGCGTCACGCTGGCGGGGAGACGCTGACGCCCCGTCACTCCCCCGCCTTCCCGCCTCCGTCGTCGTTTTTCCTGTCCTTCACCGCCTCGCGCAGCTCCGTGAGCCGGCCCTCCACCCTGCGGTACAGGGTGCCGTCCGGGTAGCTCCCGTCGGTCTCCGGCTCTCCCGCGGGAATCCCCATGAGGACGTCGACGCCCTCCTCCACCCGGTCGATCTCGTA encodes the following:
- a CDS encoding DMT family transporter, whose amino-acid sequence is MRRHVPAHPYILLGLATLFWSGNFVLGRAVSDRIPPIGMAFWRWAGALAILLALSFPRLRKEWPVLRSAWKTLLPLGLLGVGSFNTLVYVGLHETTATNAVLLNSACPAFILAISFAGGAQTASRRQTAGIAVSLLGVLTIVGRGSPSSLLSLSFNRGDVWVLAAVLCWAVYTVLLKRRPQGIDPMTFLCALVAIGVACLAPLYAWEIARGGRMTADPATFGSLLYLALLPSVASYVFWNQAVGEVGPNRAGAFLHLMPAFGSMLAVGLLGESFRPFHLAGIALILSGVTLAGRR